From Alloacidobacterium dinghuense:
CTAGGCACCTTTACCTGGTCGCCCCCAGTGATGATTTCCGAGCCTGCGCCAGCACCTGCGCCGACGCCCGCGCCGATCGCTGCTCCCTGGCCACCGTCGGCAACGGCACCGATGATCGCTCCAAGAGCCGCTCCGCCGACCGTTCTTTTTGCGGTGCTCGCGCCGCGCGACTTGCCCGTCACTTCATATTCTCCCGTCACCACGGGCACCATCTTTCCATTCACTACAATTCCAGTCAGTTCCAAACGTAACTGCGATTTGCCGGTGAACGTTCCTGACGCCTTCGATTGTGTCAGCCGGCCATAGACGAGGGCATCTCTCGCGACTATCACGTCGCCTTCCACCATCACCGGTTCTTCGAGTGAGGCCTGGAAACGGTCCCCGGGGAGATTAATCGTGGAATCGATGGAATCAATGGTGCGCACAGAAATTCGTGTCCCGGTTGGGATAGTGACAAAGGCTGGCTTCGCTTCGACAGCCGCTATCGGACTGGGATTGTCGGGAAGCGAACTCTGCGGCTGTGGCGCCGGCTGCGGTGCGGGGGCACTTGCTGCGCCTTCCGAATCGAACTTGAGCGAAACGGTGTCAGCAACGTTATATTTCTGTACGGTCGAGCCGACCTGGAAGCTGATTTCAGTCTCCGTGCCACCCAGGAACTTGCCCTTAATCAGGCTGCCATTCTTCAACTCCAATGTATCGGCCCACGCCATCGACGCCGCTAAAGTCAGCGCAGTAAGGAATCCGTATTTCAGCTTGAGCCTCATGATGTCCCAACCCTTCGATGCCCCTGCCTACTTCCTGGATTTATATAAATTGCAGGTCGCTTGGGGACTCACCTTTGAGCCGGAGGACCGTTTGATTCCTTCCCCATCGAATCCTGAGTGGTTGAATTCGGTCAAGAACCAGCGGTTGCCCGGTTGACAACAATGCCTCCCGCATCGAGACTCTCGTTATGCGACTGTCAGTCATCTATCTCGTGCTAGTGAGTGCAATGTTGTGCCCGCCGTCCCGGGCGCAGGTGCCTGTCTTCCAGGTTACTCCCATCCAAAGCTCCATCCGGATCAATACGACATCTTCGAGGCCCCTTACTGGCAATTTTGACAAATGGAATGCGACGCTGACCTTCGCGTCACGCGACCCTACATCGGCCGCGTTTCAAGCCGAAATCCAGACAGCGAGCGTGCATTGCAGGGACAGCAAGAACGATGACGAAGTGAAGGGCAAGGACTTGCTGAACGTCGCGCAGGACCCGGTCATTTCGTTCAAATCCAACAAAGTTGTCCAGACGGGGAAAACTACCTACGACCTTGTCGGCACCTTCACCATGCGCGGCGTTTCCAAGCCGGCAACACTGAAACTGGCAATCGCCGAGCAGGGTAGCAGCTCAGGATACGTCCAGGGAATTGTACCCTTCGACCTTGCGGACTACGGGATGACCAGCAAGAAGATCGATGAGCGCGGCGAGGTCGATTTCAACCTCAAGGCAGAGCACGTGAGCGGGCCCGAATTGATTCACAAAAGGTTTCCGTAACGCCATGTCCGACTGTTTCTAATACTGGGAGTATTTGAAATTTCAAAACACATCCGCGCCAGGCTCTCTTATGACGAAACCAGACACAGCTCCGAGCATCGATGAGTATCTGCATCAGCGATTAATGCCGGTGGAAGGGGCGATTCCGAACATTTCCGGCATCGAAATGTTTGGGAATTCGATTCCTGCTGAAACTGTCGGTGGGGATCTTTTTGAATACATCAATTTTCAGCAGCGTTATGACATTGACGCACGTATTCAGCGGACTCAACGGCTGTCGAAAGAGTTTCTTGAACCGCTTCCTCCAGGAGTTCTGCTACGAAATTCGGTAGACGATCAGGTGGAGTGGCTGAAAACAACGCCCGGCTACAAGCCCGTGATGGAAGCGGAATATCGATTCGCGAGAAGCTCCGAGCAGGTGCGAGTTGCGGAAGAGTTGCGCGACCTCTATTCGACGGCAGGTGTCCTGGTAGTAGATGCACAGGGACACGGAATCATCGCCGCCAAGATTGCTTCGACGGTGCATGACACATTCCATGCCTTAATGCTCACCGAACTGGACCGATACGGCAGAGCAACACCCATGCTGCTCGACAACCTCAACCTGCGGCTGGCGCAATCGGTAACCGCCCGCAACGCATTAGGGATCATCGAGAAGGAAGGAGCACGGGAAATCGCAACGATGATATACGGCGAAATTCGCCCTGGCGGTCATTTTCGCTTTGTGAATTTCGGGCATCCTCCACCGCTGGTATTCTCGGCGGAGTATCAGAAGTTCATGAACATCAATGAAAGCCGTATGGCGCAATTTCTTGCGCTCGGTTTGCAGATCCCTGCAGATCATCCGGATCGTAAGAAGTACTATTCCATGGATTTCCGGCAAGCAGAG
This genomic window contains:
- a CDS encoding YceI family protein; the protein is MRLSVIYLVLVSAMLCPPSRAQVPVFQVTPIQSSIRINTTSSRPLTGNFDKWNATLTFASRDPTSAAFQAEIQTASVHCRDSKNDDEVKGKDLLNVAQDPVISFKSNKVVQTGKTTYDLVGTFTMRGVSKPATLKLAIAEQGSSSGYVQGIVPFDLADYGMTSKKIDERGEVDFNLKAEHVSGPELIHKRFP
- a CDS encoding PP2C family protein-serine/threonine phosphatase, with protein sequence MTKPDTAPSIDEYLHQRLMPVEGAIPNISGIEMFGNSIPAETVGGDLFEYINFQQRYDIDARIQRTQRLSKEFLEPLPPGVLLRNSVDDQVEWLKTTPGYKPVMEAEYRFARSSEQVRVAEELRDLYSTAGVLVVDAQGHGIIAAKIASTVHDTFHALMLTELDRYGRATPMLLDNLNLRLAQSVTARNALGIIEKEGAREIATMIYGEIRPGGHFRFVNFGHPPPLVFSAEYQKFMNINESRMAQFLALGLQIPADHPDRKKYYSMDFRQAELDASDLGQITLMSPGDILVLYTDGVYDGSDKQERGLLEAIMREYYRQPARDICNALLDHAIKRDEWLRQNGEADMIDDKTVFIIKRLN